DNA from Streptomyces luteogriseus:
CGACCTGCCACCGTGCCCCCTGATGCCTCGTCAACTGTCGGGATCCTCAGGGGCAGTGCACCAGACCTCAGGGGTCCGGCAGGGTGGCTGAGCGCGGACTACGCGGGAACGGCTGAAAAATCGCACCCCTCTGGGTGCTTCACCCGTCGCCCGTTCCGGTGGCGTACGGCGTGCGGTGCGCGGGAGTGTGGTCGATGGGCAGGCCGGGCCGCCAGGCGGTGAGGGCCTGCGCGCTGCACACGAACAGCTGCTCCGGCAGCCGGTCCAGACCGAACCAGCGCCAGCGCCCGACGCTCTCCCCGGGCTGGTCGGAGGGCTCGCCCCGCCAGGCGATGACCCGGGCGGCCACGGTCATGCGGACGACACCGCCCGCGTCGTCCAGCAGCGTCCCGAGCAGCCGGACGTCCTCGGGCCGCGCCTCGAGCCCCGTCTCCTCGCCGAGCTCCCGCACGACCGTCTCCTGCAACGACTCCCCGGGCTCCACCGTCCCGCCCGGCAGCTCCCACGTTCCGCGCCGGTGCCGGCCCAGAAGCAGCCCGCGAGGCCCGTACAGGATGGCGCCCACCCCGAGCGCGGCGTGCGCGGGCGGCGGCTTGCCGACGCGCGGCCGGGAGGAGACCCGGACCGGCCGGGTCACCCGGAAGAGCCGGTAGGAGGCCTTATTGCCGTCCTCCGGGGCGTCAATCACGTCGACCCCCTCCACGCGCAGCCCGGACTCGGTGAGCAACGCCGTCCAGAGCTCCGGAGTGAGGACCCACATGTGGACGGTGACCTCCTCACCGCCCGCCGGCCGCAGGATCTCCGGGCGGGCGACGACCCGGTCCGACGGCCCGTCACCACGACTGTTCGTGTGCAGGACCGTGAAGCAGAGCCGCCCACCCGGCTTCAGCGCCCCGGCGAGAGCGGGCAGCAGCCGGTACGGGTCGATGTACGGAACGCCGTTGACGGAGTAGACGACGTCGTACGGCTCGGCCGCGCGCAGATGGTCCACCGCGTCGCCCAGGACCAGCCGCAGTCCGGGGAGCGAGCCGTACCGGGCGCGGGCCCGCTCGTACTGCCCCGCCGAGGCGTCGACCGCGTCCACCAGCGCACCGTGGGCCCGGACCAGATGGGCCGCGTGCCGGGCCGGACCGCAGCCGAGGTCCAGCACCCGTCGGCCCGTCAGCTCCCCGAGCACCTCGCTGCCCGGCCCGCCGCCCTCGAACCCCCAGTCGATCCGGACCGCCTCGGGCAGCGCCGTACCCCGTCGTACGTGGTGCGCCCCGTACGCCTCCCAGGCCTCGGCGTTGACCGCCTCCGGCTCCTCCGCCACGGCTCAGCCGCCCGCCACCGCGTCACGCGGCAGCACCGTGACCCGGTGGAAGTTGCATCCGGTGAGCCGCGGCTCGCCCTCGTCGGCCGGCGGGGTCTGGTGGGCTTTGAGGGCGATGCTCACCAGGCTCAGCAGCAGGTCGACGTCCGCCTCGCAGTCGAGGTGGACCGTCACCCAGCACGATCCGGGCAGCAGGTGGATGGCACTCGAACCGGCGAGGTCGTAATGGAAGCGCTGGATGGCCCGGCGGGTGAGGTGGAGGTCCACGTCCCGTGCCGAGTGGAAGTGGACGATCTCGTCACGGACGGAACGGAGCGCCCTTCCGGTACCGCAACTCGCCGGGCCCACCATCAGGTCGGGCCAGGCCTGCAGGCGCTCCAGGGCGCGCTGGGCCAGAGTCATGGCCCCATCGTCGCCTGCTTGCCGGCCCGCAACCAGGGGTTGAGCGATTTGTAACCGGGACGTGAGGTGGATCGCGGGGCAGCGACCAGGGCTTCAGGCGGACTTGACGAGTCTGAGGTAGCGCTTCCAGTCCCAGTGCCGGCCCGGGTCGGTGTGGTCGCTGCCCGGAACCTCGTGATGGCCGATGATGTGCGCACGGTTTCTCGGGATGTCGTACCTCTCGCAGATCGCGGCGGTGAGCCGGGCCGACCGCTCGTACATGACGTCGGTGAAGTACCCGGGCCGGTCCACCCAGCCTTCGTGCTCGATGCCGATGCTGCGGGTGTTGTAGTCCCAGTTCCCCGCGTGCCAGGCGATGTCGGACTCGCGCACGCACTGCGCCACGCGCCCGTCGCACGAGCGCACCACGTAGTGCGCGGACACCTTCCTCTCCTGGTTCCGGAAGACGTTCAGGGTGCCGGAGTAGGTCGTCTGCGCCACGTGGATGATCACGTAGTGGAGTGGGTGGGCGCGTGGGCGGTTCGACGGCGTGTAGTTGCCGCGGCTCGCCGGCTGCCATGCGGCTCCGGGGTGATCGACGGCCTGGGGCCGGGCGGCCGCCCGCGTGCTGTGGAGGAGGGCCGCCGGGACGGCGGTGAGGACGGCGCCCGCGAGGATGCCTCGCCTGCTGGGGAAGGGGCTGGTGCGTTCCATGGGTGTGTGCCTTCCGGGCTCGACGGGAGGGTGTGACTTGCTCGACTGCGCGGACTGCGGCCGTTGCGGTCGCGGCCCGCGGTGATCAAGTTACGACGCCTTCCGGTCGGTCGGGAGGATCGGTGGACGGGCCCTCTGCTGTGGACAACTCCCTCACCCGGCCGGGTGATTGGAGCCGTGCGGACCTGCCGGCGAGGCCCCTTCTCAGGCCTGCCCGGCGACGGCCGCCGGATCGTCCAGCACCGCCCTGACCACCGAGTGCGCGGCCCCCAGCAGCGGCCCCTGGGGGCCCAGCCCGGACACGGACACGGGACAGGCCTGGCCCGCCGTGCGTCGCGCCAGCTCGTCCCGCAGTGAGGGCAGCAGCCAGGGAGCGAGACCGGACAGTTCCCCGCCGAGGACCACGCTTTGCGGGTCGAGCAGGTTGACCGCCCCCGTCAGGGCCACGCCGAGCGCCGTACCGGCGTCGCGCAGGGCACGCCGTACGGCCTCGTCGCCCTCCGCGGCGCGCCCCGCGAGCAGCCCGACCCGGTCCTCGTCGGGTTCCAGACCGGCCGCACGCAGCACCGCCTCCTCACCGGCGTACTGCTCCAGGCAGCCCCGCCCGCCGCAGGCGCACTCCGGCCCGTCCGGCCGGACCGGCACGTGCCCCAACTCGCCCGCGAAACCGCGGGTTCCGCGCAGCAGCCCGCCGCCCACCACGACCGCGGCACCGATACCGATCTCCGCC
Protein-coding regions in this window:
- a CDS encoding N-acetylmuramoyl-L-alanine amidase, translated to MERTSPFPSRRGILAGAVLTAVPAALLHSTRAAARPQAVDHPGAAWQPASRGNYTPSNRPRAHPLHYVIIHVAQTTYSGTLNVFRNQERKVSAHYVVRSCDGRVAQCVRESDIAWHAGNWDYNTRSIGIEHEGWVDRPGYFTDVMYERSARLTAAICERYDIPRNRAHIIGHHEVPGSDHTDPGRHWDWKRYLRLVKSA
- a CDS encoding luciferase domain-containing protein; translated protein: MTLAQRALERLQAWPDLMVGPASCGTGRALRSVRDEIVHFHSARDVDLHLTRRAIQRFHYDLAGSSAIHLLPGSCWVTVHLDCEADVDLLLSLVSIALKAHQTPPADEGEPRLTGCNFHRVTVLPRDAVAGG
- a CDS encoding bifunctional class I SAM-dependent methyltransferase/NUDIX hydrolase, translating into MAEEPEAVNAEAWEAYGAHHVRRGTALPEAVRIDWGFEGGGPGSEVLGELTGRRVLDLGCGPARHAAHLVRAHGALVDAVDASAGQYERARARYGSLPGLRLVLGDAVDHLRAAEPYDVVYSVNGVPYIDPYRLLPALAGALKPGGRLCFTVLHTNSRGDGPSDRVVARPEILRPAGGEEVTVHMWVLTPELWTALLTESGLRVEGVDVIDAPEDGNKASYRLFRVTRPVRVSSRPRVGKPPPAHAALGVGAILYGPRGLLLGRHRRGTWELPGGTVEPGESLQETVVRELGEETGLEARPEDVRLLGTLLDDAGGVVRMTVAARVIAWRGEPSDQPGESVGRWRWFGLDRLPEQLFVCSAQALTAWRPGLPIDHTPAHRTPYATGTGDG